Proteins from a genomic interval of Amycolatopsis sp. cg13:
- a CDS encoding 3-hydroxyacyl-CoA dehydrogenase NAD-binding domain-containing protein: protein MIAIVGAGRMGEGIALAFLAAGHPVLLADVKDRTEEERQLRRDEVRKRLADRLRAMFGHADALESLTLGDRSAKELADATVVFEAVPEVMDVKREVFGWLGSQVPESAVLASTTSTFLVTQIAELADRPERVVNAHWLNPAELMPLVEVSRSDDTDPAAVERLVELLREIGKVPVVCGPAAGYIVPRLQALLMNEAARMVEEGVAGAAEIDLAVRAGLGPRFSVLGPLEFIDWGGGDILYYASRYLTGELGERFQAPAIVEENMTGQRRGLQDGAGFYRFDAAGVPDYRAARIREFEEIFRLREPHLRDGTPVPVRPEDDSAE from the coding sequence GTGATCGCCATCGTCGGCGCCGGGCGGATGGGCGAGGGCATCGCGCTGGCCTTCCTCGCGGCCGGACATCCGGTGTTGCTCGCGGACGTCAAGGACCGCACCGAGGAAGAACGCCAGCTCCGCCGCGACGAGGTCCGCAAGCGCCTCGCGGACCGGCTGCGCGCGATGTTCGGCCACGCGGACGCGCTGGAAAGCCTGACGCTGGGCGACCGTTCGGCGAAGGAACTCGCCGACGCGACCGTGGTGTTCGAGGCCGTGCCGGAGGTCATGGACGTCAAACGCGAGGTGTTCGGCTGGCTCGGCTCGCAGGTGCCCGAGTCGGCGGTGCTGGCCTCGACGACGTCGACCTTCCTGGTCACGCAGATCGCGGAACTCGCCGACCGGCCGGAACGGGTCGTCAACGCGCATTGGCTCAACCCGGCCGAACTGATGCCGCTGGTCGAGGTCAGCCGGAGCGACGACACCGATCCGGCCGCGGTCGAGCGGCTCGTGGAGCTGCTGCGCGAAATCGGCAAGGTGCCGGTGGTGTGCGGGCCCGCCGCCGGATACATCGTGCCGCGGCTGCAGGCGCTGCTGATGAACGAGGCCGCGCGGATGGTCGAGGAAGGGGTCGCCGGTGCCGCCGAGATCGACCTCGCGGTGCGCGCCGGTCTCGGGCCGCGGTTCTCGGTGCTGGGCCCGCTGGAATTCATCGACTGGGGCGGCGGGGACATCCTGTACTACGCCTCGCGCTACCTGACCGGCGAACTCGGCGAGCGGTTCCAGGCGCCCGCGATCGTCGAGGAGAACATGACCGGCCAGCGGCGAGGTCTTCAGGACGGGGCCGGGTTCTACCGCTTCGACGCGGCCGGGGTGCCGGACTACCGGGCGGCGCGGATCCGGGAGTTCGAGGAGATTTTCCGGCTGCGCGAACCGCATTTGCGGGACGGGACGCCGGTTCCGGTGCGTCCGGAGGACGATTCGGCGGAGTGA
- a CDS encoding tetratricopeptide repeat protein — MALFRANPAAEIAKLRKKLAKAADPDSPESLAMRHRLGILLVETGDWPAAEEHYTELADAQVRVEGEQHPGTLGAWLNLAMAKAALGRIEDAVHLMESTVDIYEAVMGPDDPATMQAQLVLSEMYSVSGEYDEALDVLSRHLNACVDKFGEYHELTIAGARRKVSVLRTLGRYDEARSLNSGLSRKPRDDYERDSARAVGLLIRAEDGEAKTVQYQARELAEQYRTPEFVEVLAAVLLRAGEPAEAAELYRAVLSAQPAAQQWGPAGELARAYLESGQLDAAETLAGEIATADGLPDGHPLKLGARATLARVARERGRDAEADRELTAVAAGLTEAFGPKHPDVVEVSGWLKKD, encoded by the coding sequence ATGGCGCTTTTCCGGGCGAACCCGGCAGCCGAAATCGCGAAACTGCGCAAGAAACTGGCGAAAGCCGCGGATCCGGATTCCCCGGAGAGCCTCGCGATGCGCCACCGGCTCGGCATCCTCCTGGTGGAAACCGGCGACTGGCCCGCGGCGGAGGAGCACTACACCGAACTCGCCGATGCCCAGGTGCGCGTCGAGGGCGAACAGCACCCGGGCACGCTCGGCGCTTGGCTGAACCTGGCCATGGCGAAGGCCGCGCTGGGGCGGATCGAGGACGCGGTGCACCTGATGGAGTCCACAGTGGACATCTACGAGGCCGTCATGGGGCCGGACGATCCGGCCACCATGCAGGCACAGCTGGTGCTGTCGGAGATGTACTCGGTGTCCGGGGAGTACGACGAGGCGCTGGACGTGCTCAGCAGGCACTTGAACGCGTGCGTGGACAAGTTCGGCGAGTACCACGAGCTGACGATCGCGGGCGCGCGCCGGAAGGTCAGTGTGCTGCGGACACTCGGCCGATACGACGAGGCTCGCTCTTTGAACTCCGGCCTGTCGCGTAAGCCGCGAGACGACTATGAACGCGACAGTGCCCGCGCGGTCGGCTTGCTGATCCGGGCGGAGGACGGCGAGGCGAAGACGGTCCAGTACCAGGCGAGGGAACTCGCCGAGCAGTACCGCACGCCGGAATTCGTGGAGGTCCTCGCCGCCGTGCTGCTGCGCGCCGGGGAACCCGCGGAAGCGGCGGAGTTGTACCGCGCCGTGCTGTCCGCGCAACCGGCGGCGCAACAGTGGGGCCCAGCCGGGGAATTGGCCCGCGCGTACCTGGAAAGCGGCCAGCTCGACGCGGCGGAAACACTGGCCGGCGAGATCGCGACGGCCGACGGTCTGCCGGACGGACACCCGCTGAAGCTCGGTGCCCGGGCGACATTGGCGCGGGTGGCCCGGGAACGCGGCCGGGACGCGGAGGCAGATCGTGAACTGACGGCGGTCGCGGCGGGGTTGACGGAGGCGTTTGGTCCGAAGCATCCGGATGTCGTAGAGGTTTCTGGGTGGCTTAAGAAGGACTGA
- a CDS encoding NAD/NADP octopine/nopaline dehydrogenase family protein: MTVKIAVLGGGHGSWATVAELAEHGHEVRWWRRNAEALEALRATGAVGVRDYRGARSVPVGDGTGEINPVADLAEAVRGAALIVIPLPSTTHDDLAPRLAPLLTEGQVVFLPPGTFGSMVFAKAVAAAGGSSEIAFAEAGTLPYLARRHGDAEVVISGYATRLPTGVFPLRLAESAFKTLREAYPSIEDAGDGLSGALMNAGPIIHPPLITMNAGPLEHFAAWDIHNEGTQPSIRSVTDALDAERVALREAFGYGAPHFPLADHYATDGEEWMYGRAAHERLTDSGDWREKIDLHTHRYMVEDTRLGLSLLVSAGRWAGVPTPVAEGLLALGSAITGRDFYAEGRTFENLGLADLDRAGLTKLLQDGVQS, from the coding sequence ATGACAGTGAAGATCGCGGTTCTCGGGGGCGGGCACGGTTCCTGGGCCACGGTGGCGGAACTCGCCGAGCACGGCCACGAAGTGCGCTGGTGGCGGCGGAACGCCGAGGCGTTGGAAGCGTTGCGCGCGACCGGGGCGGTGGGCGTCCGGGATTACCGGGGCGCCCGTTCGGTGCCGGTGGGCGACGGCACCGGGGAGATCAACCCGGTGGCAGACCTCGCGGAGGCGGTGCGCGGCGCGGCGCTGATCGTGATCCCGCTGCCGTCGACCACGCACGACGACCTGGCTCCCCGGCTCGCCCCGCTGCTGACCGAGGGCCAGGTGGTCTTCCTGCCGCCGGGCACGTTCGGTTCGATGGTGTTCGCCAAGGCCGTCGCCGCGGCGGGCGGGAGTTCGGAGATCGCGTTCGCCGAAGCCGGGACGCTGCCGTACCTCGCGCGTCGGCATGGCGACGCCGAAGTAGTGATCAGCGGGTACGCGACCCGGCTGCCGACCGGGGTTTTCCCGTTGCGGCTGGCGGAAAGCGCGTTCAAGACGCTGCGCGAGGCGTACCCGAGCATCGAGGACGCGGGCGACGGGCTCAGCGGAGCGCTGATGAACGCGGGCCCGATCATCCACCCGCCGCTGATCACGATGAACGCCGGTCCGCTCGAGCATTTCGCCGCCTGGGACATCCACAACGAGGGCACGCAGCCGTCGATCCGCAGCGTCACTGACGCGCTTGACGCCGAGCGGGTCGCGCTGCGCGAAGCGTTCGGCTACGGCGCCCCGCACTTCCCGCTGGCCGATCACTACGCCACCGACGGCGAGGAGTGGATGTACGGCCGCGCGGCGCACGAGCGGCTGACCGACAGCGGTGACTGGCGCGAGAAGATCGACCTCCACACGCACCGCTACATGGTCGAAGACACCCGGCTCGGGTTGTCGCTCCTGGTGTCCGCTGGTCGGTGGGCTGGCGTGCCGACGCCGGTCGCGGAAGGCCTGCTGGCGTTGGGTTCTGCCATCACCGGCCGCGATTTCTACGCCGAGGGACGGACCTTCGAGAACCTCGGCCTGGCCGATCTCGACCGGGCCGGGCTGACCAAGCTGCTGCAGGACGGAGTCCAGTCGTGA
- a CDS encoding IclR family transcriptional regulator has protein sequence MEARPTAAARLLSVLDCFSAQTPVLSLTEIAQAAGLPLSTAHRLVGELAEWGALTRDDHGGYHLGLKLWELGSLSLARASIRDIALPYLGDLFDATGENVHLSVLDGTDVVFLARLAGHRSVGILTTTGSRLPATTTATGRVLLAHAAADTRESALTSPIAAETQHTTTDPETLRAELAEIARTGYCVADRQLADDAVAVAAPIREASGRVTAAVAVVGRRETTSVAHLVPAVVTTATGVARSLGYRRLGRRRG, from the coding sequence ATGGAAGCCAGACCCACCGCGGCGGCGCGGCTGCTGTCGGTGCTGGACTGCTTCAGCGCTCAGACTCCGGTGCTCTCGCTGACCGAGATCGCCCAGGCCGCGGGCCTGCCGTTGAGCACCGCGCACCGCCTGGTCGGCGAGCTGGCCGAATGGGGAGCGCTGACCCGTGACGACCACGGCGGGTACCACCTCGGCCTGAAACTGTGGGAACTCGGCTCGCTCTCGCTGGCCCGGGCCTCGATCCGCGACATCGCCCTGCCGTATCTGGGCGACCTGTTCGACGCGACCGGCGAAAACGTGCACCTTTCGGTGCTGGACGGAACGGACGTCGTGTTCCTCGCTCGGCTGGCCGGGCACCGTTCGGTAGGCATCCTCACGACGACGGGCAGCCGCCTGCCTGCGACTACGACCGCGACCGGCCGGGTGCTGCTCGCGCACGCCGCAGCCGATACTCGCGAATCGGCGCTGACTAGCCCGATTGCGGCGGAAACTCAGCACACTACGACTGACCCGGAGACTCTGCGCGCTGAACTTGCCGAGATCGCGCGCACTGGGTATTGCGTCGCTGATCGTCAGCTTGCTGATGATGCGGTGGCCGTTGCTGCTCCGATCCGTGAGGCATCCGGCCGGGTTACTGCGGCGGTCGCGGTTGTGGGGCGAAGGGAGACGACTTCGGTGGCGCATCTGGTGCCTGCGGTGGTTACGACGGCTACGGGGGTGGCTCGGTCGCTCGGGTATCGGAGGTTGGGTCGTCGGCGGGGGTGA
- a CDS encoding HRDC domain-containing protein — protein MGTAQADGARTGDETTENSGASGTPVLLREPAEGTPPVVTDPVALAEACARLAAGTGAVAVDTERASGYRYWPKAYLVQLRREGSGTVLIDPIALADDLAPLRDVLNDTEWVLHAASQDLPCLAELDLRPRSLFDTELAGRLAGYERVALGTLVELLLGYTLEKGHSAADWSKRPLPIDWLNYAALDVELLNELRAKLEAELAAQGKLEWAQQEFEAVRTAPPPAPRAEPWRRTSGVHKIRSPRGLAAVREMWQARDELARKRDRAPSRILPDSAIVNAVTADPKTVEELQALPVFSGRVQRKYTASWLRHLQAAKALPASELPSPSQPNDGPPPVNRWADKDPDAAARLAAARAALAAIAEDRKLPVENLLLPDLVRRTCWRPPADLAEDSVADALRAGGARPWQVELTVAALSKALHSTASE, from the coding sequence ATGGGAACTGCACAGGCGGACGGAGCCCGGACCGGAGACGAGACCACCGAGAACTCCGGTGCCTCCGGAACGCCGGTGCTGCTCCGCGAACCGGCCGAAGGCACCCCACCGGTGGTGACCGATCCCGTCGCGCTCGCCGAGGCGTGCGCGCGGCTGGCCGCGGGCACGGGAGCCGTCGCCGTCGACACCGAACGGGCGTCGGGCTACCGGTACTGGCCCAAGGCCTATCTCGTCCAGCTGCGCCGCGAAGGCTCCGGCACGGTGCTGATCGACCCGATCGCGCTCGCCGACGACCTCGCCCCGTTGCGGGACGTCCTCAACGACACCGAATGGGTGCTGCACGCCGCGTCCCAGGACCTGCCGTGCCTGGCGGAACTGGACCTGCGCCCGCGGTCGCTCTTCGACACCGAACTGGCCGGACGGCTGGCCGGGTACGAACGCGTCGCGCTGGGCACGCTCGTGGAGCTGCTGCTCGGGTACACGCTCGAAAAGGGGCACAGCGCCGCGGACTGGTCGAAGCGGCCGCTGCCGATCGACTGGCTCAACTACGCGGCTCTCGACGTCGAGCTGCTCAACGAACTGCGCGCGAAGCTCGAAGCCGAGCTGGCGGCACAGGGCAAGCTGGAGTGGGCGCAGCAGGAGTTCGAGGCGGTCCGCACCGCTCCCCCGCCCGCGCCGCGCGCCGAACCGTGGCGCCGGACGTCCGGGGTGCACAAGATCCGCAGCCCGCGCGGCCTCGCCGCGGTGCGGGAGATGTGGCAGGCCCGCGACGAACTGGCCCGCAAGCGCGACCGCGCGCCGAGCCGGATCCTGCCGGACAGCGCGATCGTCAACGCGGTGACCGCGGACCCGAAGACAGTCGAGGAACTGCAGGCGCTGCCGGTGTTCAGCGGACGCGTGCAGCGCAAGTACACGGCCAGCTGGCTGCGGCACCTGCAGGCGGCGAAAGCGCTGCCGGCGAGCGAACTGCCGAGCCCGAGCCAGCCCAACGACGGTCCGCCGCCGGTGAACCGCTGGGCCGACAAGGACCCCGACGCCGCGGCCCGCTTGGCCGCCGCCCGAGCCGCACTGGCCGCGATCGCGGAGGACCGCAAGCTGCCAGTAGAGAACCTGCTGCTGCCGGATCTAGTCCGACGCACCTGCTGGCGCCCTCCCGCCGACCTCGCGGAAGACTCGGTGGCGGACGCCCTGCGAGCAGGCGGAGCGCGGCCGTGGCAGGTCGAGCTGACCGTGGCAGCCCTGAGCAAGGCCTTGCACAGCACCGCTTCCGAATAA
- a CDS encoding SDR family NAD(P)-dependent oxidoreductase encodes MGRPSKENTEHSESVLITGAGSGLGLGVGLTLAARGHRVFATVERDDQIEPTRAAFAERGLVAEVSRLDLLDPADREAAAALDASVLLNNAGFGAEGPLLRTDSAVVRKTFEVNVFGTLELTRLVADRLVAAGRGGRIVFVTSVAGLFVAPGAGAYGSSKFALEAMAQAVRQELRPHGIEVRVVEPGPFSTGFNEKLVENAPVSEHDFSDFLAMQRDPAPAIETIARVAVESGPYRTIVPGEFGGIVREQQDQLWGETDLVDP; translated from the coding sequence GTGGGTCGGCCAAGCAAGGAAAACACAGAACACAGCGAGTCGGTTTTGATCACGGGGGCGGGATCGGGTCTCGGGCTGGGAGTGGGATTGACGCTCGCGGCGCGCGGGCACCGGGTGTTCGCCACGGTCGAACGGGACGACCAGATCGAACCGACGCGGGCGGCGTTCGCCGAGCGCGGACTCGTCGCGGAAGTCTCCCGGCTTGATCTGCTCGACCCGGCTGATCGTGAAGCGGCTGCGGCGCTCGACGCGTCGGTTCTGCTCAACAACGCCGGATTCGGTGCCGAAGGGCCGCTCCTGCGCACGGATTCCGCGGTGGTGCGGAAAACGTTCGAGGTCAACGTCTTCGGCACGCTCGAGTTGACGCGGCTGGTCGCCGACCGGCTCGTCGCGGCCGGGCGTGGCGGGCGGATCGTGTTCGTCACGTCGGTGGCGGGGCTGTTCGTCGCTCCCGGCGCGGGTGCGTACGGGTCCAGCAAGTTCGCCCTCGAAGCCATGGCGCAGGCGGTCCGCCAGGAGCTGCGGCCGCACGGAATCGAAGTACGGGTCGTTGAACCTGGGCCGTTTTCCACTGGGTTCAACGAAAAACTCGTGGAGAACGCGCCTGTTTCCGAACACGACTTTTCGGATTTCCTCGCCATGCAGCGCGATCCGGCCCCGGCGATCGAGACGATCGCGCGGGTCGCGGTCGAATCCGGGCCGTACCGGACGATCGTCCCGGGCGAGTTCGGCGGGATCGTGCGCGAGCAGCAAGATCAGTTGTGGGGCGAGACCGACCTCGTCGACCCGTGA
- a CDS encoding response regulator transcription factor — translation MATVGLSQAVRSTPAGALPASMVPHPREELFSVLVVDDHPLLREAIAARLAQMGAGTVHEAATVAEARARAQATGPCDLAILDLGLPDGSGIELVTELRSHGWPRVVVLASSDDPYAVRSAFQAGAQAYLLKSASPVVVTDGVRRVLEGGVYADPSVAPVLATGTRVAGTDNTPRELSAREVEVLQLVADGQSNKEIGEELSLSALTVKSHLSRIGRKLGTGDRAQMVALAMRAGVIR, via the coding sequence GTGGCTACCGTCGGCTTATCTCAGGCCGTCCGATCCACGCCAGCCGGTGCTTTGCCGGCGAGCATGGTTCCGCACCCGCGGGAAGAGCTTTTTTCCGTGTTGGTGGTCGATGACCACCCGCTGTTGAGGGAGGCAATCGCAGCACGACTCGCACAGATGGGTGCGGGCACTGTCCACGAGGCCGCCACGGTGGCCGAGGCGAGGGCGCGAGCACAGGCCACCGGCCCGTGCGACCTGGCGATCCTCGATCTCGGACTGCCGGACGGCAGCGGCATCGAGCTGGTTACGGAACTCCGTAGCCACGGCTGGCCGCGAGTGGTGGTCCTGGCATCCTCCGACGACCCGTACGCGGTGCGCTCCGCGTTCCAGGCCGGAGCTCAGGCGTACCTGCTGAAGTCGGCGTCGCCGGTGGTGGTCACCGACGGCGTGCGCCGGGTTCTCGAAGGCGGCGTCTACGCCGACCCGAGCGTGGCCCCGGTCCTGGCGACCGGCACGCGAGTGGCGGGCACCGACAACACCCCGCGCGAGCTTTCGGCTCGCGAGGTGGAGGTGCTCCAGCTCGTCGCGGACGGGCAGTCGAACAAGGAGATCGGGGAGGAGCTTTCCCTCTCCGCGCTCACCGTCAAGTCCCACCTGTCCCGCATCGGGCGCAAGCTCGGCACGGGCGACCGGGCGCAGATGGTCGCGCTGGCGATGCGAGCCGGCGTGATCCGCTGA
- a CDS encoding tetratricopeptide repeat protein produces the protein MGLFRTKPEPVDEIAALQATLAKARNPKSVPNLRRRLLLGQLLLKNEDWAAGERHYTDLVPALTDEFGPREPNTLAAWANLAYCQTSQGRPAEAIPLLERTAEAFEETWGARQPGTFKTQLLLAEAYGVAAQYEDALAVLDAHVDYCAAELGPAHARTRAGRRRKVVMLRALARYETAEQLLTDEEALCETDEQRDALLLVVRAETGDPEAAIAPMRELFEKRPELRESLATVLLLAGQAPEAADLFRQALGEARGRGALIIRSVLARACVESGNLDEAEQAARAVLAAGAWPAGHPMVLGLRATLARAAARRGDRAGAAAELESVAAGLKAVLGAAHPRVAEATGWLAEC, from the coding sequence GTGGGACTCTTCCGCACGAAGCCAGAGCCGGTTGACGAGATCGCCGCGCTGCAGGCCACCCTCGCGAAGGCGCGCAACCCGAAGAGCGTGCCGAACCTGCGCCGGCGGCTCCTGCTGGGCCAGTTGCTGCTCAAGAACGAGGACTGGGCGGCGGGGGAGCGGCACTACACGGATCTCGTGCCCGCGTTGACGGACGAATTCGGTCCCCGCGAGCCGAACACCCTTGCCGCGTGGGCGAATCTGGCGTATTGCCAGACGTCGCAAGGCCGGCCCGCGGAGGCGATCCCGCTGCTGGAACGCACCGCGGAGGCGTTCGAGGAAACCTGGGGCGCGCGCCAGCCAGGGACGTTCAAGACCCAGCTGCTCCTCGCGGAAGCCTATGGCGTGGCAGCGCAGTACGAAGACGCGCTGGCGGTGCTGGACGCGCACGTCGACTACTGTGCCGCCGAACTCGGCCCGGCGCACGCCCGGACGAGAGCCGGACGGCGCCGGAAGGTCGTCATGCTGCGCGCGCTGGCCCGCTACGAGACGGCCGAACAACTGCTGACGGACGAGGAAGCGCTCTGCGAGACCGACGAGCAACGAGACGCGCTCCTCTTGGTGGTGCGAGCCGAAACCGGAGATCCGGAGGCGGCGATCGCTCCGATGCGCGAGCTTTTCGAGAAGCGGCCAGAGCTGCGGGAGTCCCTGGCAACCGTTCTCCTGTTGGCCGGGCAAGCGCCCGAGGCAGCCGACCTGTTCCGCCAGGCCCTGGGCGAAGCGCGGGGCCGAGGCGCGCTGATCATCCGCAGCGTGCTCGCGCGAGCCTGCGTGGAGAGCGGAAACCTGGACGAAGCCGAGCAAGCGGCGCGGGCGGTGCTGGCCGCTGGTGCCTGGCCAGCGGGACATCCGATGGTGCTCGGCCTCCGCGCGACGCTGGCCCGAGCCGCCGCCCGACGAGGCGACCGAGCGGGTGCGGCGGCGGAGCTGGAATCCGTGGCAGCCGGGCTCAAAGCAGTCCTCGGCGCAGCCCATCCGCGCGTCGCCGAGGCAACCGGATGGCTTGCGGAGTGCTGA
- a CDS encoding DUF3000 domain-containing protein gives MTAMTPVPDLFREAVAALQAVRPRPEIRLETMRAPQRLAPWSYALSCEVSGPADVEASGRLVLLHDPDGQEGWDGVLRLVMYVRAELDRELATDPFLPAVGWSWLTDALEASGASWKALGGTVTETSSARFGDISGPARTDDLELRASWTPTDAALGPHGLAFCQVMASVVGLPPVGVTLFEQRQSS, from the coding sequence GTGACCGCGATGACGCCAGTGCCCGATCTCTTCCGCGAAGCCGTCGCGGCGCTGCAAGCCGTCCGGCCGCGCCCGGAGATCCGCCTGGAGACGATGCGCGCGCCGCAGCGGCTCGCGCCGTGGTCGTACGCGTTGAGCTGCGAGGTCTCCGGACCCGCCGACGTCGAGGCGTCCGGCAGGCTGGTCCTGCTGCACGACCCGGACGGCCAGGAAGGCTGGGACGGCGTGCTGCGGCTGGTCATGTACGTCCGCGCGGAACTCGACCGCGAGCTGGCCACGGACCCGTTCCTTCCCGCGGTCGGCTGGTCGTGGCTCACCGACGCGCTGGAGGCCTCCGGCGCGTCGTGGAAGGCGCTCGGCGGCACCGTCACGGAGACGTCCTCGGCCCGGTTCGGCGACATCTCCGGCCCGGCCCGCACCGACGACCTCGAGCTGCGGGCCTCCTGGACCCCGACCGACGCCGCGCTCGGCCCGCACGGGCTCGCGTTCTGCCAGGTGATGGCGAGCGTCGTGGGGCTGCCTCCGGTGGGCGTCACGCTGTTCGAGCAGCGGCAAAGCTCCTGA
- a CDS encoding acetyl-CoA C-acyltransferase has product MRNVVFVEGVRTPFGKAGDKGMYAGTRADDLVVNAIRELLRRHPELPPERVDEVAIAATTQIGDQGLTIGRTAALLAGLPKSVPGFAIDRMCAGAMTAVTTTASGIGFGAYDIAIAGGVEHMGRHPMGEGVDPNPRIVADKLVDPTALVMGQTAENLHDRFPEITKERTDAFAARSQEKYAEAVKTGKIGPELVPVATKSKELGWGLATEDEPPRPGTTVEQLAKLKTPFRPHGRITAGNAAGLNDGATAAILADEDTARELGLPVGMRLVGYSFAGVEPEVMGIGPVPATEKLFKRTGLSIEDIGLFEINEAFAVQVLAFLDHFGIADDDPRVNQWGGAIACGHPLASSGVRLMTQLSRQFAERPDVRYGLTTMCIGIGMGGTVIWENPAYNGSEGAK; this is encoded by the coding sequence GTGCGCAATGTCGTCTTCGTCGAAGGGGTACGCACGCCCTTCGGCAAGGCGGGCGACAAGGGCATGTACGCCGGGACCCGGGCGGACGACCTCGTCGTCAACGCCATCCGCGAGCTGCTGCGGCGGCATCCGGAGCTGCCGCCCGAGCGCGTGGACGAGGTCGCGATCGCCGCGACGACGCAGATCGGCGACCAGGGCCTGACCATCGGCCGCACCGCCGCGCTGCTCGCCGGGCTGCCGAAGTCCGTGCCGGGCTTCGCGATCGACCGGATGTGCGCGGGCGCGATGACCGCGGTGACCACCACCGCGAGCGGCATCGGCTTCGGCGCGTACGACATCGCCATCGCCGGCGGCGTCGAGCACATGGGCCGCCACCCGATGGGCGAGGGCGTCGACCCGAACCCGCGGATCGTCGCGGACAAGCTGGTCGACCCGACCGCGCTCGTGATGGGCCAGACCGCGGAGAACCTGCACGACCGCTTCCCGGAGATCACGAAGGAGCGCACGGACGCGTTCGCCGCGCGCAGCCAGGAAAAGTACGCCGAGGCCGTCAAGACCGGCAAGATCGGTCCGGAACTGGTTCCGGTGGCGACCAAGTCGAAGGAACTCGGCTGGGGTCTCGCCACCGAGGACGAGCCGCCGCGCCCGGGCACGACCGTCGAGCAGCTGGCGAAGCTGAAGACGCCGTTCCGCCCGCACGGCCGGATCACCGCGGGCAACGCGGCCGGTCTCAACGACGGAGCCACCGCGGCGATCCTCGCCGACGAGGACACCGCGCGCGAGCTGGGCCTTCCGGTCGGGATGCGGCTGGTCGGCTACTCGTTCGCGGGCGTCGAGCCGGAGGTCATGGGCATCGGCCCGGTGCCGGCCACCGAGAAGCTGTTCAAGCGCACCGGTCTGTCCATTGAGGACATCGGCCTGTTCGAGATCAACGAGGCGTTCGCGGTGCAGGTGCTCGCGTTCCTCGACCACTTCGGCATCGCCGACGACGACCCGCGGGTCAACCAGTGGGGCGGCGCGATCGCGTGCGGCCACCCGCTGGCGTCGTCCGGCGTGCGGCTGATGACGCAGCTGTCGCGCCAGTTCGCCGAGCGCCCCGACGTGCGCTACGGCCTCACCACGATGTGCATCGGCATCGGCATGGGCGGCACCGTGATCTGGGAAAACCCGGCCTACAACGGCTCTGAGGGGGCGAAGTAA